One window of Cohnella hashimotonis genomic DNA carries:
- a CDS encoding trans-sulfuration enzyme family protein produces the protein MRMQTMLAHFGEETVHGAVVPPLYLNSLFTANSFDEMKSEAPYRYSRMGNPTTDMLEKKLAALDNGEAAKVFASGMAAVSTALLHFLKQGDHVICSYPIYGGTYAMLSGWMARYGVTCDFVDFRDLDNIRGVLKPNTRMLYTEGYSTMFMDVFDLRGAIAIAREHGLVSVIDNTCATPATLKPLDWGFDVVVHSLSKYLSGHSDLTGGVVVSSQDTIRKLTAIEIGVIGGALPPFDAWLATRGLRTFGLRMKQHGESALRVAALLDGHPQVERVNYPLLPGHPQHELAVSQMSGPTGLLSFELRGGEPAVRKFVDSLHWFKIGVSWGGFESLVYATAIGWQRDEVAGTEYESRVDKLVRLSIGLEDAEDLLEDVEQALAQL, from the coding sequence ATGCGCATGCAGACGATGCTTGCCCATTTCGGCGAAGAAACTGTTCACGGGGCGGTCGTGCCTCCTTTATATTTGAATTCTTTGTTTACGGCGAATTCATTTGACGAGATGAAGTCGGAAGCGCCGTACCGTTATTCGCGCATGGGCAATCCGACGACGGACATGCTGGAAAAAAAGCTGGCGGCGCTCGATAACGGGGAAGCCGCGAAAGTGTTCGCGTCCGGCATGGCAGCGGTCTCTACCGCGCTGCTTCATTTTTTGAAGCAGGGCGATCATGTGATCTGCAGCTACCCGATCTACGGCGGCACCTACGCCATGCTGTCCGGATGGATGGCGCGTTACGGCGTGACCTGCGATTTCGTGGACTTCCGCGACCTGGATAACATTCGCGGCGTCTTGAAGCCGAACACCCGCATGCTGTATACGGAAGGCTACTCCACGATGTTCATGGACGTCTTCGATCTTCGTGGCGCGATCGCCATCGCCAGGGAGCATGGGTTGGTGTCCGTCATCGACAATACCTGCGCGACTCCCGCGACGCTCAAGCCCCTGGATTGGGGCTTCGACGTCGTCGTCCATTCGTTGTCCAAATATTTGTCGGGTCACAGCGACCTGACCGGCGGCGTCGTCGTATCCAGTCAAGATACGATTCGCAAGCTGACTGCGATCGAGATCGGCGTGATCGGAGGCGCGCTTCCTCCATTTGACGCCTGGCTCGCCACTCGGGGGCTTCGCACGTTCGGACTGCGGATGAAGCAGCACGGCGAATCGGCCTTGCGCGTAGCTGCGCTGCTGGACGGTCATCCTCAGGTGGAGCGGGTGAACTACCCGCTGCTGCCCGGCCATCCCCAGCATGAGCTCGCCGTCTCCCAGATGAGCGGGCCGACGGGACTGCTCAGCTTCGAGCTGCGCGGGGGAGAACCGGCGGTACGCAAGTTCGTAGATAGCCTTCATTGGTTCAAGATCGGCGTCAGCTGGGGAGGCTTCGAGAGCCTCGTCTATGCGACGGCGATCGGCTGGCAGCGGGACGAGGTCGCCGGGACCGAATACGAGAGCAGGGTCGACAAGCTGGTGCGTCTATCCATCGGCCTGGAGGACGCGGAGGATTTGCTGGAGGACGTGGAGCAGGCGTTGGCGCAGCTTTAA
- a CDS encoding C-terminal binding protein: protein MKRIALVNFSTVDYTIEENILRQAGCEVDIYDGVATADLTETVKDAEVLVVQLQQVTEALLARMPSLKLIAREGIGLDSIPVEAASKRGITVMNVPDYCLEEVAVHAVSLLLASHRKLFPASMLVRGGQWTRMPELKPIFALSELTLGLIGMGRIGAQVIARMRGFGCRIIVSDPYLSRANVPEGVELVSLDELLAQSDLISLHCPYVEETKHIINRHNIAKMEKKPVLINVSRGPLIHEGDLLEALNRGDISFAGLDVLTEEPPADDHPLLHHPRAIVTNHIAWYSEQSEARLRNLTSARIIDFLEGRAIPNVVNKKDL, encoded by the coding sequence ATGAAAAGAATTGCTCTGGTCAATTTTTCGACCGTCGACTATACGATTGAAGAAAATATACTGCGCCAAGCCGGCTGCGAAGTGGATATTTACGACGGCGTCGCGACCGCGGACTTGACGGAGACAGTGAAGGACGCCGAGGTGCTGGTCGTTCAGCTGCAGCAAGTGACGGAAGCGCTGCTGGCGCGCATGCCCAGCTTGAAGCTGATCGCCCGGGAAGGGATCGGCCTGGACAGCATCCCGGTGGAGGCTGCGAGCAAGCGCGGGATTACCGTCATGAACGTGCCGGACTATTGCCTGGAGGAAGTGGCCGTCCATGCCGTCAGCCTGCTGCTCGCGTCGCACCGCAAGCTGTTCCCCGCCTCTATGCTCGTTCGCGGAGGGCAATGGACGCGCATGCCGGAGCTTAAGCCGATCTTCGCCTTGTCGGAGCTGACGCTCGGCTTGATCGGGATGGGACGCATCGGCGCGCAAGTCATCGCCCGCATGCGGGGCTTCGGCTGCCGGATTATCGTGAGCGATCCGTACTTGAGCCGGGCCAACGTCCCCGAAGGCGTCGAGCTCGTATCGCTGGACGAATTGCTCGCGCAATCGGATCTGATCTCGCTGCACTGTCCGTACGTAGAGGAAACGAAGCACATCATTAACCGGCACAACATCGCCAAGATGGAAAAGAAGCCGGTGCTGATCAACGTCTCGCGCGGACCGCTCATTCATGAAGGCGATTTGCTGGAAGCGTTGAACCGGGGGGATATTTCGTTTGCGGGACTGGACGTCCTGACCGAAGAGCCGCCTGCCGACGATCATCCGCTGCTGCATCATCCCCGAGCGATCGTCACCAACCATATCGCCTGGTACTCCGAGCAATCCGAAGCGCGGCTGCGGAACCTGACTTCGGCGCGCATCATCGATTTTCTCGAGGGACGGGCGATTCCGAACGTCGTGAACAAAAAGGATCTGTAA
- a CDS encoding SMP-30/gluconolactonase/LRE family protein, which produces MTDRAELLYDARNTLGEGPWWDSDNGWLYWTDITDKRIHRLTPYSGEHRSVVMTQEVGAFVPARTGGFICAMRDGLYRYDPISTSAVQIVGIETDLPGNRFNDGKCDAAGRFWAGTMDEKEEGPTGALYCLEADLSCRRVLTDITISNGLAWSADNRTMYFIDSTTQEVVAFDYDLGTGSLTAPRTAVRIGDDEGLPDGMTIDREGMLWIAIWGGGKVIRCNPATGERLQTVLVAASHVTSCAFGGERLDELYITTARQGLSERQLLDEPNAGGVFRFKTATQGFATVPFGA; this is translated from the coding sequence ATGACGGATCGGGCGGAGCTATTGTACGATGCTCGCAATACGTTAGGCGAAGGGCCGTGGTGGGATTCGGACAACGGATGGCTCTATTGGACGGACATTACGGATAAAAGGATCCACCGGCTGACGCCATACTCGGGGGAGCACCGCAGCGTCGTTATGACGCAGGAGGTCGGCGCATTCGTTCCCGCGCGGACAGGCGGCTTTATTTGCGCGATGCGGGACGGCCTCTATCGGTACGACCCGATCTCGACATCGGCCGTTCAGATCGTCGGGATCGAGACGGATCTGCCCGGCAACCGGTTCAACGACGGCAAGTGCGACGCCGCCGGGCGGTTCTGGGCGGGGACGATGGACGAGAAAGAGGAAGGCCCGACCGGCGCCCTGTATTGCCTGGAAGCGGATCTCAGCTGCCGCCGGGTGCTGACGGACATCACGATTTCCAACGGCCTCGCCTGGAGCGCCGATAACCGGACGATGTACTTCATCGATTCGACGACCCAGGAAGTCGTCGCGTTCGATTACGACCTGGGGACGGGAAGCCTCACAGCGCCAAGGACGGCTGTCCGCATCGGCGACGACGAGGGGCTTCCGGACGGGATGACGATCGATCGGGAAGGCATGCTCTGGATCGCGATCTGGGGCGGCGGCAAGGTGATCCGCTGCAATCCCGCGACCGGCGAGCGCCTGCAGACCGTCCTTGTCGCCGCTTCGCATGTGACCTCCTGCGCGTTCGGCGGCGAGCGGCTGGACGAACTGTATATCACGACGGCCAGACAGGGGCTCAGCGAGCGGCAATTGCTCGACGAGCCGAACGCCGGGGGCGTGTTTCGCTTCAAGACCGCTACGCAAGGTTTTGCGACAGTGCCTTTCGGCGCTTAG
- a CDS encoding SGNH/GDSL hydrolase family protein, with translation MNRTTDDEEPLRWHSPDRAPFRIAGFAWWEAERKYRRLPTVEPGAIREILDELADNTSGGQIRFATDATRLVIKAKLFAPNVAEHIAATAVNGFDCYLGKPGSQLYYGTTRFAHDAAEYEYVFFNNVQPETRYVTLHFPLFQGVRDVQIGTNADAGVFEFPAYAAKDKIVFYGTSITQGGCVSRPGMSFTNILSRRFDMEFINLGFSGNGKGDPEIARMINDIDNPACIVVDYDANNVHADDLIRTMPAFLRILRGKHAEVPILVLSRIPYGYEHTNTASYEDRIVRRDFQRDLVGSLKREGDRFIHFHDGADLLGDIWNECTVDGVHPTDLGHMRIADGLTPLLRGILQGD, from the coding sequence ATGAACAGAACGACTGACGATGAGGAGCCGCTGCGTTGGCATTCGCCGGACCGTGCTCCCTTTCGAATAGCCGGGTTTGCCTGGTGGGAGGCGGAGCGCAAGTATCGTCGCTTGCCTACCGTGGAGCCGGGCGCCATTCGCGAGATTCTGGACGAGTTGGCGGACAACACGTCGGGCGGACAGATTCGCTTTGCGACCGACGCCACCAGGCTGGTCATCAAGGCGAAGCTGTTCGCGCCGAACGTCGCGGAGCATATCGCCGCTACGGCGGTTAACGGCTTTGATTGTTATTTAGGCAAGCCAGGCTCGCAGCTCTACTATGGGACGACCCGGTTCGCCCACGACGCTGCCGAATACGAATACGTTTTTTTCAATAATGTGCAGCCCGAAACGCGGTATGTGACGCTTCATTTCCCGTTGTTCCAGGGCGTGCGCGACGTGCAAATCGGGACGAATGCGGATGCAGGCGTGTTTGAATTTCCGGCTTATGCCGCCAAGGACAAGATCGTTTTCTATGGAACGTCGATTACGCAGGGAGGCTGCGTCTCCAGGCCCGGCATGTCTTTTACGAACATTTTAAGCCGGCGCTTCGATATGGAATTTATCAATTTGGGCTTTTCGGGCAACGGCAAGGGCGATCCCGAGATCGCGCGGATGATCAACGACATTGATAATCCGGCGTGTATCGTCGTAGATTACGATGCCAACAACGTGCATGCGGACGATTTGATCCGTACGATGCCCGCATTCCTTCGCATTTTGCGCGGCAAGCATGCCGAGGTGCCGATACTCGTTTTATCGAGAATCCCTTACGGCTATGAGCACACGAATACCGCCTCCTATGAGGACCGGATCGTGAGAAGGGATTTTCAAAGGGATCTGGTGGGGTCCTTGAAGCGTGAAGGCGATCGCTTCATTCATTTCCATGATGGGGCCGACCTGCTCGGGGATATCTGGAACGAATGCACCGTTGACGGCGTTCATCCGACCGACCTCGGCCATATGCGGATCGCGGACGGCTTGACGCCGCTGCTTCGAGGGATCCTGCAAGGCGATTGA